A window from Branchiostoma lanceolatum isolate klBraLanc5 chromosome 9, klBraLanc5.hap2, whole genome shotgun sequence encodes these proteins:
- the LOC136442452 gene encoding uncharacterized protein produces the protein MAEAIDATNSPEFDDVGQDTPRQETDQAGPVTNHARKKHVKIIIPTEVDNSGIEKAEEEAQETDPAVEKDASPRRKGKRYLRPLQNYLRSSRDRWLRLLPAIPEISSTKEPPESYDEVTKAIKTALQKCDGLLISVPYLATDVSYLQTVEDALLRLKDESNVDKLTDFKTLQKLVTMTRSKQQYQKEGDVLAEFETTASGAILQLEKVFRILKEEVLFFLRTFCTGEKEQEKCQEILKNNIDRIQGLLNSKASEVDSNIFSYGQLSCQVAIDVVNWKNFPILRVIPDIVDRCYDAIKQGNTWLTDDSEYVSRLNRRVEESRRTVSDIRTRIIITNLQRNVLENASKNVNREIRQRSRRLHQIQREVKQLGDEKASREAQLGDTKPSTNMTKTHGLTSDLGNVTSSMHLDSKWRIEEELRSLNLELSKRNVRLQEVELSLEEYMFSHGQDKAYLQTQLRKNGEKSDALRKELAEAFEKLASWESLLQEKTGRRKIAEKFWAATDKTSGRESYEELESVLEILQEELGAKWRRFVRHLPGPRQVIDVDIESIKTAHPLYREDQIYRALSLWRKRNPQHANVDNILKALEKCGLLGIREKALRVLGRRPYATV, from the exons ATGGCGGAGGCAATAGACGCTACCAACTCTCCAGAATTTGATGACGTTGGACAAGACACGCCGAGACAAGAAACGGACCAAGCCGGACCAGTCACCAATCATGCACGTAAAAAACACGTTAAGATTATTATACCAACAGAAGTTGATAACTCTGGCATAGAAAAGGCAGAGGAAGAGGCCCAGGAAACGGACCCTGCAGTTGAAAAAGACGCTAGTCCGCGGAGGAAAGGTAAGAGATACCTTCGACCTTTACAAAACTACTTGCGGTCCAGTCGAGACAGGTGGTTGAGACTTCTGCCGGCGATTCCCGAGATATCGTCCACAAAGGAACCGCCCGAATCGTACGACGAGGTCACGAAAGCGATCAAAACAGCCTTACAGAAATGTGACGGCCTTCTTATATCGGTTCCTTACCTAGCTACcgacgtaagctatctacaaacTGTAGAAGATGCACTCCTACGCCTTAAAGATGAATCAAACGTTGACAAGTTGACCGACTTCAAGACACTACAGAAACTGGTGACCATGACGCGGTCTAAACAACAGTATCAAAAGGAGGGGGACGTTTTGGCCGAGTTTGAAACGACGGCCAGTGGTGCAATACTGCAGCTAGAGAAAGTTTTTAGAATACTAAAAGAAGAGGTGCTCTTCTTTCTCAGAACGTTTTGTACGGGTGAAAAGGAGCAAGAGAAGTGCCAGGAAATTTTAAAGAACAATATCGACAGAATCCAGGGTCTATTAAACAGTAAAGCAAGTGAAGTGGATTCGAATATCTTCAGCTATGGCCAGCTATCGTGCCAAGTGGCGATTGATGTAGTGAACTGGAAAAACTTTCCAATTTTGCGGGTGATACCCGATATTGTGGACAGGTGCTACGATGCAATAAAACAAGGTAACACATGGCTAACGGATGACTCCGAATACGTGTCACGACTAAACAGAAGAGTCGAGGAAAGCCGAAGGACCGTGAGCGACATCCGAACCCGGATCATCATTACAAATCTGCAGCGAAACGTACTAGAGAACGCGTCCAAGAACGTGAATAGAGAGATTCGGCAAAGAAGCAGGCGGCTGCACCAGATCCAAAGGGAGGTTAAACAACTCGGAGATGAAAAGGCGAGCAGAGAAGCACAATTGGGCGACACGAAACCGTCAACAAACATGACAAAGACACACggcttgacctctgaccttgggAACGTGACCTCATCCATGcacctggattcaaaatggcggatcgAGGAAGAGCTCAGAAGTCTGAACTTGGAACTTTCAAAGAGAAACGTTCGTCTCCAGGAAGTAGAGTTGAGTCTAGAAGAATACATGTTCAGCCATGGGCAAGATAAAGCGTACTTACAGACACAGCTCAGGAAAAACGGTGAAAAGTCTGACGCGCTACGCAAAGAATTAGCCGAGGCGTTTGAGAAACTTGCTTCTTGGGAATCCCTCTTGCAAGAGAAGACAGGTCGAAGGAAGATCGCGGAAAAATTCTGGGCGGCAACCGACAAAACCTCTGGCAGGGAAAGTTATGAAG AGCTAGAAAGCGTCCTTGAAATCCTCCAGGAAGAACTGGGAGCGAAATGGCGGCGTTTCGTCCGCCATCTTCCCGGACCCCGTCAGGTCATCGATGTCGACATCGAAAGCATCAAAACGGCACATCCGCTCTACCGGGAGGACCAGATCTATCGCGCCCTGTCGCTGTGGAGGAAGCGCAACCCTCAACACGCTAATGTGGACAACATTCTCAAAGCGCTGGAGAAATGTGGACTTCTCGGTATCAGAGAAAAGGCGCTTAGAGTGTTAGGAAGGCGACCATATGCTACAGTTTAG